The following coding sequences lie in one Deferrivibrio essentukiensis genomic window:
- the acpP gene encoding acyl carrier protein, whose product MADIEKRVKEIIAEQLSIDVEEVKPEASFIDDLGADSLDTVELIMAFEEEFDLEIPDEEAEKIKTVADAIEHIKKHVG is encoded by the coding sequence ATGGCAGATATTGAAAAGAGAGTAAAAGAGATTATTGCAGAGCAGTTAAGTATTGATGTTGAAGAGGTTAAACCTGAGGCTTCATTTATAGATGACCTTGGTGCTGACTCTCTTGACACAGTTGAACTTATCATGGCTTTCGAAGAGGAATTTGACCTTGAGATTCCTGATGAGGAAGCTGAAAAAATCAAAACCGTTGCCGATGCAATAGAACACATTAAAAAACACGTTGGCTAA
- the fabF gene encoding beta-ketoacyl-ACP synthase II: MKRRVVITGIGLLTPIGAGIDENWESIRNGKSGIGTITKFDTSEFPVHIAGEIKEFDLNEYVDKKEAKKFDDFIVFALVAAELAVRDSNIDFSKIDSNRAGVIVGSGIGGFKTIEDTHTVYVEKGNRRISPFFIPSAIINMGSGAISIRYGLKGPNSSVVTACATGTHALGDAFKIIQRGDADLMFAGGSESAITPLALGGFANMKALSRRNEEPEKASRPFDKDRDGFVMGEGAGIMILEELEHAKSRGAKIYAEVVGYGLTGDAYHITAPDETGDGAKRCMLMAINDAGLKPEDVDYINAHGTSTPYNDIIETRAIKKVFGEHAYKLLVSSTKSMTGHMLGAAGSVEAAYTALAIYNGEIPPTINLDEPDDGCDLNYVPNKMIKKEIKVGLSNSLGFGGTNASIIVKKYE; the protein is encoded by the coding sequence GTGAAGAGAAGAGTTGTAATAACCGGCATAGGGTTACTGACACCCATTGGAGCGGGAATCGATGAAAACTGGGAAAGCATAAGAAATGGTAAGAGCGGTATTGGAACAATTACAAAGTTTGATACTTCGGAATTCCCAGTTCACATAGCAGGTGAAATAAAAGAATTTGATCTAAATGAGTATGTAGATAAAAAAGAGGCAAAAAAATTTGACGATTTTATAGTTTTTGCACTTGTTGCTGCGGAACTTGCAGTTAGGGATTCAAATATTGACTTTTCCAAAATCGACTCAAACAGAGCAGGGGTGATTGTAGGGTCAGGTATTGGTGGTTTTAAAACAATTGAGGATACCCATACTGTTTATGTGGAAAAAGGTAACAGGAGAATTTCACCATTCTTTATTCCTTCAGCAATCATTAATATGGGTAGTGGTGCGATATCTATAAGATATGGTTTGAAAGGTCCAAACAGTAGCGTGGTTACAGCATGTGCTACAGGCACCCATGCACTTGGAGATGCCTTCAAAATAATTCAAAGAGGCGATGCCGATTTAATGTTTGCAGGCGGCAGTGAGAGTGCTATTACACCTCTTGCGCTTGGAGGCTTTGCAAATATGAAAGCACTTTCAAGAAGAAATGAAGAGCCTGAAAAAGCGAGCAGACCTTTTGACAAAGACAGGGATGGATTTGTAATGGGTGAAGGTGCAGGTATAATGATTCTTGAGGAGCTTGAGCATGCAAAGAGCAGAGGTGCAAAAATATATGCCGAAGTTGTTGGGTATGGGTTGACAGGTGATGCATACCACATAACCGCTCCTGATGAAACAGGTGATGGCGCAAAAAGATGTATGCTCATGGCAATCAATGATGCCGGGTTGAAGCCTGAAGATGTTGACTATATAAATGCCCATGGTACTTCTACACCATACAATGATATTATTGAAACAAGAGCAATTAAAAAGGTATTTGGCGAACATGCCTATAAATTGCTTGTCAGCTCTACAAAGTCTATGACAGGTCACATGTTAGGAGCAGCAGGAAGCGTTGAGGCAGCATATACGGCTCTTGCAATATATAATGGGGAGATTCCTCCTACAATAAACTTAGACGAGCCGGATGATGGCTGTGACCTTAACTATGTGCCAAATAAAATGATTAAAAAGGAGATAAAAGTAGGTCTTTCCAATTCTCTTGGATTTGGGGGGACAAATGCTTCAATAATAGTGAAAAAATATGAATGA
- the rnc gene encoding ribonuclease III, whose product MNDYSFLEELLDYKFSDKGLLLEALTHKSYSHEHKLSRNYERLEFLGDAVLQLIVTEYLVAKYKQFDEGILSKYRGYFVSEQFLSEMAKEIKLGDFVRLGKGEEQSGGKDKSSLLCDIFESLVAALYIDGGYNCARSVVINLSSDRIDETIDGNRFIDGKTELQKLTQKNFEQLPEYRIVSESGPEHDKVFVVEVIINGKSIAMGKGKSKKKAEQDAAKKALYYLQK is encoded by the coding sequence ATGAATGATTATAGTTTTTTGGAGGAGCTCCTAGACTATAAATTTAGTGATAAGGGGCTTCTTTTGGAAGCTTTAACACACAAATCGTATTCTCATGAGCACAAGCTAAGCCGTAATTACGAAAGGCTTGAGTTTTTGGGTGATGCAGTCCTACAGCTGATAGTTACGGAATATCTTGTTGCCAAATATAAGCAGTTTGATGAAGGTATCCTTTCCAAGTATCGTGGATATTTTGTCAGTGAACAGTTTCTCAGTGAGATGGCAAAAGAGATTAAGCTGGGAGATTTTGTAAGACTTGGAAAAGGTGAGGAGCAAAGCGGAGGGAAGGATAAAAGCTCTTTACTATGTGATATTTTTGAATCTCTTGTGGCTGCCCTTTATATCGATGGTGGCTATAACTGTGCAAGAAGCGTTGTAATAAACTTGTCGTCAGATAGAATTGATGAAACTATAGATGGCAACAGATTTATTGATGGGAAGACGGAGCTACAAAAGTTGACTCAAAAAAACTTTGAACAGTTGCCAGAGTACAGAATAGTTTCTGAAAGTGGTCCTGAGCATGATAAAGTCTTTGTAGTTGAAGTAATTATAAATGGTAAATCTATTGCTATGGGTAAAGGTAAAAGTAAGAAAAAGGCAGAGCAGGATGCCGCTAAAAAGGCACTGTATTATTTGCAGAAATAA
- a CDS encoding radical SAM protein encodes MPKILPVFIPFSGCKSKCVYCNQNIISGQKIDNLKNDVLKQIEFHFNICSDWDEISYFGGSFSCLSESTRNLLYNIAKEKGFKTLRFSTRPDCLKDEMIDEFKKNYVKTIELGVQSLSDEVLVKNNRPYSASTTIEWIDKLHTAGFNVVAQIMVGMYGENWDDFKFTVDTIAEKKVNGVRIYPTVVLNNTMLKNLYDSKEFIPLGYEDVFSRLIYAFVKFSAKGIEILRIGLQDSESLKKDIAAGLYYPAFGDMVKTLIIICYIKQFGKLSVREEDIKKLPNYKGILKKYFSDRIFSVKNEKIFSISRICRSLESGLSENNRGQLEREVVSFAKEVWGKTYDRQT; translated from the coding sequence ATGCCGAAGATTCTTCCGGTTTTTATCCCATTTTCTGGCTGTAAAAGCAAATGTGTTTACTGCAATCAGAATATAATTTCCGGTCAAAAAATTGATAATTTGAAGAATGATGTTTTAAAACAGATAGAGTTTCACTTTAATATTTGCTCTGACTGGGATGAGATTTCTTACTTTGGTGGCAGCTTTTCCTGTCTCTCTGAAAGTACGAGAAATTTACTTTATAATATTGCAAAGGAAAAAGGCTTTAAAACTCTTAGATTTTCCACACGTCCGGATTGTTTAAAAGATGAAATGATTGATGAATTCAAGAAAAATTATGTTAAAACAATAGAGCTTGGCGTACAGTCGCTATCTGATGAGGTTTTGGTTAAAAATAATAGGCCCTATAGTGCTTCGACAACTATTGAGTGGATTGATAAATTGCATACTGCCGGGTTTAACGTTGTAGCTCAAATAATGGTAGGGATGTATGGAGAAAACTGGGATGATTTCAAATTCACCGTCGATACAATTGCTGAAAAAAAAGTTAACGGGGTAAGAATTTACCCTACTGTTGTCCTGAATAATACAATGCTAAAAAATCTTTATGATAGCAAAGAGTTTATTCCGCTTGGTTATGAGGATGTTTTTTCAAGACTTATTTACGCATTTGTAAAATTTTCAGCAAAAGGTATAGAAATTTTACGAATAGGTCTTCAGGATAGTGAATCTTTAAAAAAGGATATCGCAGCAGGCTTATATTATCCGGCTTTTGGAGATATGGTAAAAACATTGATAATAATCTGTTATATCAAACAGTTTGGTAAACTTTCGGTCAGAGAGGAAGATATCAAGAAATTGCCAAATTATAAAGGTATTTTAAAAAAATACTTTTCTGATAGAATTTTTTCTGTTAAGAATGAAAAAATCTTTTCTATTAGCAGAATATGTAGAAGTTTGGAGAGTGGGCTAAGTGAGAATAACCGGGGGCAGCTTGAAAGGGAGGTTGTTAGTTTCGCCAAAGAGGTCTGGGGTAAGACCTACGACAGACAGACTTAG
- a CDS encoding RsmD family RNA methyltransferase, which translates to MKGRLLVSPKRSGVRPTTDRLRSSVFSILGSKIPDSYVLDLFAGTGAFGIEALSRGAKFVAFLDKDTSCLKQSLTSLNLRDNVKIFTGDYKSILKKISLDFDIIFIDPPYEKYKPSEILNSVKHLCRDKTLVVYEERKSLEFSDVDDFFKEVDKRDYSDTQIRIYEVLI; encoded by the coding sequence TTGAAAGGGAGGTTGTTAGTTTCGCCAAAGAGGTCTGGGGTAAGACCTACGACAGACAGACTTAGAAGCTCAGTTTTTTCTATTCTTGGCAGTAAAATACCTGATTCATACGTTTTAGATTTATTTGCCGGTACCGGGGCGTTTGGTATAGAAGCCTTAAGCAGAGGTGCAAAATTTGTAGCCTTCCTTGATAAAGACACTTCTTGCCTAAAGCAAAGCCTAACCAGCTTAAACTTAAGGGATAACGTAAAGATTTTTACGGGTGATTATAAATCAATATTAAAGAAGATAAGTCTTGACTTTGATATAATTTTTATAGACCCGCCGTATGAAAAATATAAGCCTTCTGAAATACTAAACAGTGTCAAGCATCTGTGCAGAGATAAGACTTTAGTTGTCTATGAAGAAAGAAAATCTTTAGAATTTTCTGATGTGGATGATTTTTTCAAAGAAGTGGACAAAAGAGACTATTCAGATACACAAATAAGGATATATGAGGTTTTGATATGA
- the coaD gene encoding pantetheine-phosphate adenylyltransferase, which translates to MKAIYPGTFDPMTNGHLDIVERGVIMFDSLIIGVAENKRKKPMFSIDERVEMIKKSVSHLKNVEVKPFSNLLVDFMKSERANIVLRGLRAVSDFEFELQLALMNRKLNPECETVFLMPNKKYIFLSSSMIREIAMLGGDVCELVPPKVKEYIDIKCKNGCI; encoded by the coding sequence ATGAAAGCAATTTATCCGGGCACATTTGACCCTATGACTAATGGCCATCTTGATATTGTTGAAAGAGGGGTGATAATGTTTGACTCCCTTATAATAGGTGTTGCTGAGAATAAAAGAAAAAAGCCAATGTTTTCAATTGATGAGAGAGTTGAGATGATAAAAAAGTCTGTTTCGCACCTAAAAAATGTTGAAGTCAAGCCTTTCAGTAATCTTCTTGTAGATTTTATGAAAAGCGAGAGGGCCAATATAGTTTTGAGGGGTTTAAGAGCCGTATCGGATTTTGAATTTGAACTTCAGCTCGCCCTTATGAATAGAAAGCTTAATCCTGAATGTGAAACTGTATTTTTGATGCCCAATAAAAAATATATATTTTTAAGTTCCAGTATGATAAGGGAGATAGCAATGTTAGGTGGTGATGTTTGTGAATTAGTCCCGCCTAAAGTAAAAGAATATATTGATATAAAATGTAAAAATGGGTGTATATGA
- a CDS encoding response regulator, with amino-acid sequence MIKVLAVDDSPTMHRLFKMIFSTDEYELRLADNGEEGLRIVKEFSPDLILLDFIMPKMNGFQFCKILREDYGFNEIPVLLITSKAEDVGDKFIEKFKCIDYIAKPFQPDELIEKVNEVVNKCENGVQDDGEIDQLLDIEAKSFEDNVEHQFADVKVEQNKEYSSSSVVDEIISKVEKDVLPTLRKSIEKFLKFETGYMISDIKGESINIEKLTDIMTKFDGELTVFNNEIDYHFYVSGGYISYCYKGDDKVEDFFELLQDVTGTCLLEVDNFVSLYAQVRNLGFEDSLIKRCFIFYVANMLCEAFDLSGSRYYVDLIDVDDNFKSKNWVSYSDLDKVVSDFKEEKVEINKIIYDENLVPQRITEQPDSLKAFEVRLFELCDGKRTVGEILRFFGNNRQYVKNIIGTLVLTGYLKI; translated from the coding sequence ATGATTAAGGTTCTTGCGGTTGACGACAGCCCTACAATGCATAGGCTCTTTAAAATGATTTTTAGCACGGATGAATATGAGCTCAGGCTTGCCGATAATGGTGAAGAGGGGCTTAGAATTGTAAAGGAGTTTTCACCTGATTTAATTTTACTCGACTTTATCATGCCTAAAATGAACGGTTTTCAATTTTGTAAAATTTTGAGAGAGGATTATGGATTTAATGAAATTCCTGTCCTTTTGATTACAAGTAAGGCTGAAGATGTCGGAGATAAGTTTATCGAAAAGTTTAAGTGTATTGATTATATTGCAAAGCCGTTTCAACCTGATGAGTTGATTGAAAAAGTTAATGAGGTTGTAAATAAGTGTGAAAATGGTGTGCAAGATGACGGCGAAATTGATCAGCTACTTGATATTGAAGCCAAAAGTTTTGAAGATAATGTTGAGCATCAGTTTGCTGATGTCAAAGTAGAACAAAATAAAGAATATTCTTCAAGCTCCGTAGTGGATGAAATAATCTCAAAGGTTGAAAAAGACGTATTACCCACACTAAGAAAGTCTATTGAAAAATTTCTTAAATTTGAAACAGGTTATATGATTAGCGATATCAAAGGTGAGTCAATAAATATTGAGAAACTAACTGATATTATGACAAAGTTTGATGGTGAACTCACTGTTTTTAATAATGAGATTGACTACCATTTTTATGTGTCAGGTGGATATATTTCTTATTGTTATAAGGGGGACGATAAGGTCGAAGATTTTTTTGAGCTATTGCAGGATGTGACAGGTACTTGTCTTTTAGAGGTTGATAATTTTGTTTCTTTATATGCTCAGGTGAGAAATTTGGGGTTTGAAGACAGCCTTATAAAGAGATGTTTTATATTCTATGTAGCAAATATGCTTTGCGAGGCATTTGACCTTAGTGGTAGCAGATATTATGTAGATTTGATTGATGTGGATGATAATTTTAAAAGCAAGAATTGGGTTTCATATAGTGATTTAGATAAAGTTGTGTCAGATTTTAAAGAAGAGAAGGTTGAGATAAATAAAATAATATATGATGAAAATCTTGTCCCGCAGAGGATTACGGAGCAACCTGATAGTCTGAAAGCTTTTGAGGTTAGATTATTTGAACTTTGTGACGGGAAAAGGACAGTTGGTGAGATTTTGAGATTTTTTGGTAACAACAGGCAGTACGTGAAGAATATAATAGGTACTTTAGTATTGACAGGATATTTAAAAATTTAA
- a CDS encoding response regulator transcription factor encodes MAKILVVDDSLTEREIIKKALEAEGYSVVLANDGEAGLKALDGEKFDCVLLDVVMPGKNGYQICREIKKSDFTKDIPVILVTSKGQDSDKFWGKKQGADDYIVKPFQIEELIQTVKRFVK; translated from the coding sequence ATGGCTAAAATTTTGGTAGTAGATGATAGTTTAACCGAAAGGGAAATTATAAAAAAAGCACTTGAGGCTGAAGGGTATAGTGTAGTGTTAGCTAATGATGGTGAAGCGGGACTGAAGGCACTTGATGGTGAAAAGTTTGACTGTGTGCTGCTCGATGTGGTAATGCCCGGAAAAAACGGATATCAGATTTGTAGAGAGATTAAAAAGAGTGACTTTACTAAAGATATTCCGGTTATATTAGTAACATCTAAAGGACAGGATAGTGATAAATTTTGGGGCAAAAAGCAGGGGGCCGATGATTACATTGTTAAGCCTTTTCAAATTGAAGAACTTATTCAGACTGTCAAGAGGTTTGTTAAGTGA
- a CDS encoding chemotaxis protein CheW, whose translation MIKQVLLKKAKGLPVVEKPVGLKKFVVCMVGSKKFLIELDKVRELVPLTTIANIPGTDHKILGALYLRGEIVVIIDLREKLNVSEVKKTIASRFVIVDVEGELLGIFVDEAQQIIEVGKEQIAKEVEEKEDFFYEYVDVDGLLVGVLDLSKIYFDYKIK comes from the coding sequence GTGATAAAACAAGTCTTGTTAAAAAAGGCAAAGGGCTTACCTGTTGTAGAAAAACCAGTTGGACTAAAAAAGTTCGTAGTATGTATGGTTGGTTCTAAAAAATTTTTGATTGAGCTTGACAAAGTCAGAGAGCTTGTTCCGTTAACTACAATTGCAAATATCCCTGGAACTGATCATAAAATTTTAGGAGCATTATATCTTAGAGGGGAAATAGTTGTAATAATTGATCTTCGTGAGAAGCTTAACGTAAGCGAGGTGAAGAAAACTATTGCAAGCAGATTTGTTATTGTTGATGTTGAGGGTGAATTATTAGGTATTTTTGTGGATGAAGCTCAACAAATTATAGAAGTAGGTAAGGAACAGATTGCCAAGGAAGTTGAAGAAAAAGAAGATTTTTTTTACGAATATGTTGATGTTGACGGCCTATTGGTAGGTGTTTTGGATTTAAGTAAAATTTATTTTGATTATAAAATTAAGTGA
- a CDS encoding methyl-accepting chemotaxis protein, translated as MAERGVKFSLLSKIVLLLLVVIALVSFTASYIVYSNSVKTEVKNILEDLTTRVDGTFKRIEDKDKEVGSIIRTFTISPLLKTALQGKVKQSVITGEMDRFLSTYTDVSSVYLVDLDYNIIGEASKKEIKLPPLDEIIYYEDLKLNEYYVESYLTKETPYVVYYSPVGDENGIYGALVAVVDGNYLLGFANSEFTKMKFHEAQRSCANCHTKEEGLINYGFTVVYDADGNLVLNPLFGDRMLYEKKPEFTALFNEIKPVLKVDKFIEKEVIVQGQPFFASFGKLSFKKTEFYVGMLKNKNYKLASIQKGGLFSIGITAVLALIIFLVTIVLMRRSLSPVFELNNAMQRVMEGEYDIRVASKTSDELGSLAEGFNEMLDRISGYIQTDEDRKRLQNQAINLMDVVSEAAEGNLTVEAEVTADELGAVADAFNMMTGNIRELINDIKSAGDSIVDATEKLLMAAEKTSEGANIQIEELNKTYEVITVFKKNSQASATKSEETVEVTASASEAAEKGLAMLDETVDAMLNVKRYSQLASKKVKSLGERSLEIGDITNVISEISNQTNLLALNAAIEAARAGEYGHGFAVVADEIRKLAERSTKATKEIAELIKSIQVETSETVKLVEESTVNIEHSSDLAEKAGNSLKDINEALVRARDSIREISLEIINQAEEANNVAVSIEKVREIAEGTVEGVKQTNMIVATLSQLAEMFKEAVDKFRV; from the coding sequence ATGGCAGAAAGAGGTGTTAAGTTTAGTTTGTTGTCCAAGATTGTTTTGTTATTGCTTGTTGTTATTGCTCTTGTTTCTTTTACTGCGAGTTACATCGTTTACTCAAATTCTGTTAAGACTGAAGTTAAAAACATCCTTGAAGATTTAACTACAAGGGTTGATGGGACATTTAAAAGGATTGAAGATAAGGACAAAGAGGTGGGTAGTATTATTAGGACTTTTACCATATCACCACTTTTAAAAACGGCTTTACAAGGTAAAGTTAAGCAAAGTGTGATTACTGGTGAGATGGATAGATTTTTAAGCACATACACAGATGTGTCCTCTGTTTATCTTGTAGATTTGGATTATAATATTATCGGTGAAGCTTCCAAAAAAGAGATTAAGTTGCCGCCTCTTGATGAAATTATATATTATGAAGACCTAAAGCTTAACGAATATTATGTCGAGTCGTATTTGACTAAAGAGACCCCTTATGTTGTATATTACTCACCTGTAGGGGATGAAAATGGTATTTACGGGGCACTTGTGGCAGTTGTGGATGGTAATTATCTGCTCGGTTTTGCTAACTCTGAGTTTACAAAAATGAAGTTTCATGAAGCCCAGAGAAGTTGTGCTAATTGCCATACCAAGGAAGAAGGGCTTATTAATTACGGTTTTACGGTTGTTTATGACGCTGACGGAAACTTAGTTCTTAATCCTCTGTTTGGTGACAGAATGCTTTATGAAAAGAAGCCTGAATTTACCGCACTTTTCAATGAAATAAAGCCTGTTTTGAAAGTGGATAAGTTCATAGAAAAAGAGGTTATTGTTCAAGGACAGCCATTTTTTGCATCTTTTGGTAAGTTGAGTTTTAAGAAAACTGAGTTTTACGTAGGTATGCTTAAAAATAAAAATTATAAACTTGCCAGTATTCAAAAAGGTGGTTTGTTCTCTATAGGCATTACGGCAGTTTTGGCGCTCATAATTTTCTTGGTAACTATAGTGCTTATGAGGAGATCTTTATCCCCTGTTTTTGAGCTTAACAATGCTATGCAAAGGGTAATGGAAGGGGAATATGATATTAGGGTTGCTTCAAAAACATCAGATGAGCTTGGAAGTCTTGCGGAAGGTTTTAATGAGATGCTTGACAGGATTTCAGGTTATATTCAAACAGATGAAGATAGAAAACGCCTGCAAAACCAAGCAATAAATCTAATGGATGTAGTTTCTGAGGCTGCTGAAGGTAACTTGACTGTTGAAGCGGAAGTAACTGCTGATGAACTTGGCGCGGTTGCAGATGCATTTAATATGATGACAGGCAATATTAGGGAGCTTATTAACGATATTAAGAGTGCGGGTGACTCCATTGTTGATGCTACCGAAAAGTTGCTTATGGCAGCTGAAAAAACAAGTGAAGGTGCGAATATTCAGATTGAAGAATTGAATAAGACTTATGAGGTCATTACGGTATTTAAGAAAAATAGCCAGGCTTCTGCTACAAAGTCTGAAGAAACGGTTGAAGTTACGGCAAGTGCTTCTGAAGCAGCAGAAAAAGGGCTTGCTATGCTTGATGAAACAGTTGATGCAATGTTGAATGTTAAGAGGTATTCTCAGCTTGCTTCTAAAAAGGTTAAGAGCCTTGGCGAAAGGTCTCTTGAGATTGGTGATATTACAAATGTTATTAGTGAAATTTCCAACCAGACAAACCTTCTTGCACTTAATGCTGCTATAGAGGCTGCAAGGGCTGGAGAATATGGCCATGGTTTTGCGGTTGTTGCAGATGAGATTAGAAAGCTTGCAGAAAGAAGTACGAAGGCTACTAAGGAGATTGCTGAGCTTATTAAATCTATTCAGGTAGAAACATCCGAGACAGTAAAACTTGTTGAGGAGAGTACGGTAAATATCGAGCATAGTTCTGATTTGGCTGAAAAAGCAGGTAACTCATTGAAAGATATCAATGAAGCATTAGTAAGGGCAAGGGATTCGATTAGAGAGATTTCTCTTGAAATTATTAACCAGGCTGAAGAGGCAAACAATGTAGCTGTATCAATTGAAAAGGTTAGGGAGATTGCAGAAGGCACAGTTGAAGGTGTGAAACAGACAAATATGATTGTTGCAACTCTGTCTCAATTGGCTGAAATGTTTAAGGAAGCAGTAGATAAATTTAGAGTATAA